CGTAAAGGAAATATCCACAGCGCCTGAATTGATATTCCATACAATCAAAACGAAAAAGGCAATTATGAGACAGATGAAGACCGCAAGGTATCTCCATCTGTCGCTGATTTTATGATTTTGCTGAAGTGTCATATTCTTCCTCTTTATTTAAGCTTAAACAGGTACTCCATCTTCTTCTGAGCTTCCTTATCACCTGAGAATATTGCGTTCATCTCCTGTATGATGCTTCCCATTTTGTTGGTCTGCTGAAACATGCTTCTGCTTGTGCACCAAGCATTTCCCTCTTTGACTGCCTTAAAATCCTTGAGAACAGGGCTCTTATCGAGAAGCTCATCTAGCGTATAAATCTGTTCAACGATACTGCAGTTATATATTAGGATATCTGCATCCTTTGCTGTTTTGTAAAACTCTTCCATGCTCATGTTTATCGTGCTAAGTTTGCTGTCTTCACCTGTCCCTAAGTCAGAGAAAGCATATTCGCCCCCTGCAATCTTTATCATCTCTGGGACATATCCATTTGACTTATATGTTACGACATTTCCTCTAGTGTTCACATAAAAGAATATTACCTTCTTGCCAGTTGATTTTGTATCCTTGAGTTTTTCTATTTTTTCTGCCTGCTCATCAAAGATCTTGTTAGCAAGCTCCTCCTTGTCCAAAAGCACGCCAAAGAACTTAATCCACTCCGTTCTTCCAAGCGGATGCGACTCATAGCTTGACTTTTCTATCATGGTCTTGATTCCGAGCTCAATAAGTTTTTCTTTTACCTCAGGATTATGAAGAATCATAGTGTTTTGGATAGCAAGCTCACACTTTCCATTAATCAAAGTCTCATAGTCAGGCGCATTATACTTACCTGCATTAATCCACTTCTTCTCTTCAATTGCCTTTCTAGCGTTTTCTATGTACCAGTGGTCGGTACCTACGAACTTAATGTTATCTAGTGAATCGAGCGAATCAAATAGCGCCATAACCGCAGTAGAAACAAGATATATATTCTTAAGTGGCTGTTTTACAACTATGATGTCCTTATCTAGATTCTTTGGAGCTTCTTTGCCCTTAGGCACAACGAGAAGCTTATCCCCATCGACAATCTCAAGATAGGCATAACCACCTTCGTACTTATATATAGAAAATTGGTTAGCGTATTTAAGTTTAACCTTTTCCTTAAACTTTAGTCCTTCAAAAGCAGGCGCGCCGCTTTCATTTGATCCACTAGAACCTAGGTCTGCAAATATCAGAACCATAAAGCCTATTGCTATCGCAATAGCTAGTCCAACCACGCCTATTAAAATAGCTTTGTTTTTCTTTGCCATATTATTTTTTCTTTCCTATCTTAAGTATCATTAATATACCTACTCCTGCTACTCCTAGTGAAACAACGAGGCCTCCGATGTATAAAGGTAGCTTACTATTCTTTGGCTCCGAAGCCTTTGCAGAAGTCTGTTTCTTATCATCAGCTTTCTTTGCTGCTTTCTTATCAGCCTTCTTTGACTTATCGCTTGCTTTGGAGTTCTTATCGTCCTTAGAATCTTCCTTAGCCTTATCATCCTTCTTATCGTCATTCTTCTCGGATGCCTTTGCATCTCCACTAGCACTATTTGATGCTGCACTATTATCACCAGTGCTTCCTCCACCTACCGTTGGAATTGCAGAGTCATCAAAGTATAATGTATAGTTTAGAGTATGTGGGGTTGACATTGCCGTTGTTTCCATTGTTACATTGACACTTCCGAGGCTTGGAAGTGGTGCACTGTTAAATATCTGTGCATGTGCCCCATATTGCTGAGGATAAACCGTTCCAGCCGTTGTTGTAAAGTATGAGTACTGGGGAATCCCGTCATCTGAAACTCTTTTAAACACTATTGTTGCATAAATCTGACCCCCAGATATTGTCACAGAACACGGCGAAACTATAGCATTATGTGACATTCTTCCTTCGCTCAAACTTACTGGAACGCTGTATGTTCCATCCTGATATGTCGCCGCAAGCGACGGAATCGCGCTAGCCATTACGAAAACAGCTAATACCGCTGTAACGGCTAGTCTTCTAAATACCTTTTTAAAATCTCTCACCTATTTTCTCCTTTTCTTAAATCGAGCATCGCATATATTATTGCCCTAAATTAAAATAACGGTGCTTCGACCGTTATCTGATAAGTGTTTCTTCTCAATTGCATCCAAATATCATGTGGCGCAATATCAAAACCTTACTGTCGAAGCTTTGAATATCTAAATGCAAAACATCTGGTATCCTGACTAAGGTTCGTCCTCAAATGCGCCTTCCCATCTAATCATCCTACCTATCAGCAAGCCTTAAATAGTGGCATCTTGCATTCTCGTCCCCCATACAGTAGCGCAGACTGCTACGGATTCTCACCGTATTCCCAGAAGTTCTGTTTTGCTGCACATATTCACAAATATATTATACTTGGAGCACAAAATTTACGCAAGAGAAATCCTAAAGCAAAAGTGGTGCTCGGAAAATCCCCAAGCACCACTTTTTTATCCACATGTATTTAAGTTTATATATTACCAAGTTCTCTTAGGAAGACCAAGAATTTCTCTTGCTTCGTCTGGTGTAGCAATCTCTCTTCCGAGTAGCTTTGCTAGTTTAACAGCCTTCTCTACCATCTCACCATTGCTCTTTGCTAGAACACCCTTCTCTAGGTATAGGTTGTCCTCAAAGCCTACTCTTACGTGTCCACCCATTGAGATTGTAGCTGCTGCGATGTGCCATGCATTCTTACCAAGACCTGTAGCTGTCCATGTTGAACCTGCAGGAATTGATGTTGCCATGTATACTAGGTCTCTAACTGATGCCTCCATCTGAACACCTAAAACGAAGTCCCAGTGAAGCGGATGAACGAGAAGTCCCTTACGATCAGCAACTCTTAGAGCTAGGTCGATCATACCCTTATCGAATACCTCAAGCTCAGGCTTGATTCCTCTCTCCTTAAGGATCTTAGCGAAGTTCTCGATTGTTGTGTTTGTATTTGTGAAAACCTCATCTCCACCGAAGTTAACAGTACCACAGTCTAGTGTAGCCATCTCTGGTGTAGGAACGATCTCTGTTGACTGAAGTCTCTCAAGGTCTGTCATTCCAACTGCACCACCTGTTGAAGGCTGAATGATTGCATCTGGACACTCCTTACGGATAGCGTCTACACATACCTGGAATCTCTCCTTGCTCTGTGTAGGTGTACCATCATCTTCTCTAACGTGAAGGTGAATTAAAGCAGCTCCTGCATCGTAAGCTGACTTAGCCTCTCTAACGATTTCCTCTACAGTGTAAGGAACCGCTGGATTCTGTTCTTTAGTAACCTCTGCACCGCAGATACAAGCGCTGATAATTAGTTTTTCCATTTCTCTCTCCTTAAATCTACCGAATTAAACCTGATATCATAAAAGTGATTCGATTTTGGTTCACTTGTTTTTATAGATTCATTATAACATCAAATGTCTCTATGTTCAAGAGTTACTCTATAACCTTTTGCCCTTAGTTCCTTTGCAACCTCATCTGCTGTAGCCACAGATCTATGTTGTCCTCCAGTGCATCCAAAGGCTATATTTAGGTGGTATTTACCCTCTTTGATGTATGCTGGAATAAGCATTTCTAACATCTCTAGTTCAGCCTTAATAAAGTCCTGAGTAATCTTCTGTCTGAGAACATATGAGGATACCTTCTTATTGTTACCCGTGAGTCTCTTTAGACTCGGTAGATAATAGGGGTTAGGAATAAATCTCATATCTAGCACTAGGTCAGCTTCGATAGGAATACCCCTCTTATATCCGAATGATTTTATATTTATCAAAAATGACGACTTGCCGCTTCCCTCTTCAAAGATTTTGCTAATCTCCTGCTTAAGTTCAGCAACCTTTAGGTTTGTAGTATCTATGATGTAGTCTGAAAGGTCTCTGATCTCTTTGAGCTCTTCTCTTTCTGCTGCGATGACCTCCTTTGTTGTACTTCCCGTTGCTAGAGGGTGGGCCCTTCTTGTCTCATTAAAGCGCTTTATCAAAGTTCTCTCCGACGCCTCGATAAATAGGATTCTGCAGTCGATATTCTCATCGGACTTTAGGAGATTTATATACTCCTTCATGTCAGAAAAATAAGCACCGCCACGCGCATCGAAAACAAAAGCCGCTTTTTCAATCTGTTTCTTAGACGACTTCGTAAGCTCGATAAAGTTCGCAATCAAAGCAGGAGGCATATTGTCAACACAATAGAATCCCCTGTCTTCAAACCAGTCCATAGCATTGGTCTTTCCTGCTCCAGAAAGGCCAGTTACAACTACAACCTTCATTTTTTCCATTTAAACAACCTCTTAAATATGCTCTATATTTACAATTCTATCAAAATCAAGTCCAGCGATATAGGCTCTGCCAAGCCCGCCCTCATATAGCCCCACATTCTCAGGTCTATGAGCGTCGCTGCTGATAACGAAGCTTACATCGTACTTTGATGCTGTCTTAATTCCCTCGTAGTCTAGGAAGGGGTGCTTCATATTTATCTCAAGCCATGTTCCCTTGTCCTCACATGCCCTTGCAATCTCGGCAATGTCGAACCTTCCCTTGTCTCCAGGATGTGTGAATATCTTCAGGTCGTTTTCATATATGCACTTAACACACATATCCGTGTTCTTTACAAGCATCTTCTTACCCCAGCTTTCTGGGTAAGCATGCCTAAAATCTAGCCAGTTTCCAACGCAGTAGCCATGTAAAACACCGTAGTGATAGCCTGCGTGCAGAAAGTCGAGGTACTTTAGATCCTCAGCATTTACATCTACATGATTTCCACAGTTTAAAACATTTGCCTCCACACTAAGGTAGAGGTCAATCTCAGGATATACTTCCTTGAGTCTATCTATCTCAGCCCTCATCACAGGGATTGCAGACCTCTTCACTCCGTAGGTCAGATGTCCTGGCCCGTGGTCGGAAATCGCAAGTGCCTTTAACCCCTTTGATATTGCAACCTTGACATTGTCCTCAATGGAGCCCTTTCCGTGCGAGAATGTCGTGTGCGTATGATAATCAAAGGTCATGCGATACTGCGATACCTTATTTTCTAAATCACTTAAACTATAAGCCAATTATCCTCACCTCCGGTTCGAGTTTTACACCGAACTTATCAAAGACAGTATTTTGAACTAGGTGCATTAGATCTACTATATCATCTGCCCTTGCTCCACCTGTGTTAATCATAAATCCGCAGTGCTTGCTTGAAATCTGAGCGCCACCTACACTTACGCCCTTAAGGCCAGCATCCTCTATCAGCTTTGCCGCAAAGTAGCCATCAGGCCTTTTGAAGAAGCTTCCAGCACTTGGAAATTCTAGCGGTTGTTTGGAGGTTCTCTTCTTTGTTAGCTCAGCTAGCTTTTCCTCAATCTCAGCCTTATCGCCTCTTGGAAGTTTTAGGGTTGCCGAAACGACAAGTTCCTTTGTTTCCTGAAGCCTGCTGTGTCTATATGTTAGCTCTAATTCCTCTGCAGGTACAGTCTTTAGCTCCCATTTGCCCTCAGAGTTAGGGGAAAGAAGTTCTACGGATTCAAGCACATCTACGATTTCTCCGCCATAGGCTCCAGCATTCATGAAAACTGCACCGCCTATACTTCCTGGGATCCCTGATGCAAATTCAAAACCAGCAAGGCTCTCTGCGAGCGCCTTCTTGGCAATCTTTGATAAAAGACTTGCCGCCATGCACTTTAGACGAGGCCCATCCTCCTCTTCGATGAGTTCTACATCATCAAAGCCCTTTCCAAGAGTAACCACAGTGCCATCGTACCCACTATCTAAAAACAGAGTGTTGCTTCCGTTTCCAAGAAAGAGATAGTTTTCCTTTGATTCTGTAATCTCATTCATAATATCTTTGAGTTCAGAAACCGTCTCACAGATTACAAGTCTCTTTGCACTGCCACCACATCTGAAGCTTGTATACTTTGACATAGGCGCGTTGTTCAATATTTCCATTAACGGAGTTCCTCCTTGTCGATTTTATATTTATTGAGATCCTCATAGCTATCAGTTCTAAATTCAAGTCCCTTTGCTTCAAGTCTCTTGTTTATGCTGCGCGAGAAATAGTAGTAGATAATTGCAAACACTGGAACTCCAAGAACCATACCAATGAATCCAAAGAGTCCGCCACCGATTACGATGGAGAAAAGCACCCAAAAGCTTGCAATGCCTGTAGTGTTTCCTAGTATTGCAGGTCCTATGATATTTCCGTCAACCTGCTGAAGAACGAAGATTAAAACCAGGAAGTACAGCGCATGGATAGGGCTCACGAGCAGAATTATTATTGCCGCCGGAATCGCTCCGATAAAAGGTCCAAAGAAAGGAATTACATTAGTTATTCCTATAATGGCACTTATTAAAATCGGATATGGGAAGCCAAAGATTTTCATAAGTATAAAGCAAATGATTCCGATGATTATAGAATCGATTATCTTACCGTTGATAAATCCACCAAAGGTCCTGTTTGTAAACTTCGCAAAATCAAATACAGCCTCTGCCTTTTCCTTAGGAAGCGTTGCTAGAATTACCTTTTTGAACTGTCCTTGGAAGCGTTCCTTGCTATTTAACATATACACACATGCCATGACTCCAATCATAACATTCATCATTGTTTTCAGAGTCAAAATCACCTGTGTAGAGACCTGACCAACAAGCGTGCCCATGCCAGGAAGTAGCTTGGTCTGAGCAAGCTCTATCAAATTAGTCTGGACCTGAGCATAGATTTCGCTCATCTTCATAGCTAGCCTTTTGTTATCCATCTTGCTTGTGATGTCATTAAACAAAGCGCTTAGCTGTGTCAATCTCTGAGGAAGGCTCTTCAAAATACCCGTAAGACTCTCTATAACTTGCGGAACTATCAAAGCAATCAGCCCTGCAACAGCGCCAATTAGGCAAACCACAGCAACAACTGAAGCTACTAACTTGCAGAAAGAAAAGAGCCTCTGCTTATTCTTAAAATATTTTCCAAGTAGCTTATATAGCCCCCTAACCGTCGCATTATATATCGGACTAAGTAGATATGCCATTACAAAACCATAGATAAATGGTGAGATTATGGTCTTTATCGTGCCAACACCCTCGCTAAAGGACTCGTAGTTTCCCACGATTTGATTGAAAATAATCAAAAGCGCCCCGACGATAAAAATCATAAACATCAGCCTTGCATGTTTGTTTTCGAGTAGTCTTTTCACCCTAAACTCCTTCTTCTTAATCAATTAATCACTTATATCCATCAAATCAAATAGCCACAAAATCAAGCTAAGCATCAAGTTCTTAAAATCCGTCGCTATAGTTAAGCATATCCCTAAGCTTGCCGCTTTTTTTCGCCTCGCTCCTCGCCCCGCAAACAGTTCCGTAAAGAACAATATTCGCATAGAGCTTATCACCCTCTGTCGTAATCACAGCGCAGGAATTTTCACTTCCGCCCCTAGGCTCACTTAGGCTACCAGGATTTACAATCAAAACACCATCGTGCTCCATGCACAGCGGCTTATGCGTATGCCCAAAACAAATAGCACTGCAATCGTAGTCCTTCGCCGCTTCGACTATGTCGCTAAGCCCATAGTTCACTCCATAGTCATGGCCGTGGGTCACAAAAATATCCCCAGCCTCGGTTTCAACAATCGTAAAGTCCACGCCCATATGCATGTCGCAATTGCCGCTTACTGCTACGACCTCAATATCAGAAAATCTATCTGCTAGTTTTTCTGCATCCCTCTTATTGTCTCCGCAGTGAATTATCATGTCTATCCCCTTGATACTATTCACCAGATTGATAGCCCTTTTGATATCGCCATGTGTATCGCTAATAACAAGTATTTTCATAAATCTATTTGCCCTGATTGTAGTAGCTTCTCATCTCAGCTTCTGGAACCATGCTTCCGCCTGTAGCCCAAAGGATGTGAGTTGCGTTCTTCATCTTTGATTTCAGATTCTTATCGCTAAGTCTTTCTAGATTCTCAGTCACGTGCATAGGGCCTGTGAAGGAAGCGCATGCAGAAGGCTCGATAAATATGCCCTCAGAGTCAGCAAGCTTTGTTAGGAATGGATAAAGCTTATCATCTTCTATT
The nucleotide sequence above comes from Eubacterium sulci ATCC 35585. Encoded proteins:
- a CDS encoding 3-keto-5-aminohexanoate cleavage protein, encoding MEKLIISACICGAEVTKEQNPAVPYTVEEIVREAKSAYDAGAALIHLHVREDDGTPTQSKERFQVCVDAIRKECPDAIIQPSTGGAVGMTDLERLQSTEIVPTPEMATLDCGTVNFGGDEVFTNTNTTIENFAKILKERGIKPELEVFDKGMIDLALRVADRKGLLVHPLHWDFVLGVQMEASVRDLVYMATSIPAGSTWTATGLGKNAWHIAAATISMGGHVRVGFEDNLYLEKGVLAKSNGEMVEKAVKLAKLLGREIATPDEAREILGLPKRTW
- a CDS encoding glmZ(sRNA)-inactivating NTPase, whose amino-acid sequence is MKVVVVTGLSGAGKTNAMDWFEDRGFYCVDNMPPALIANFIELTKSSKKQIEKAAFVFDARGGAYFSDMKEYINLLKSDENIDCRILFIEASERTLIKRFNETRRAHPLATGSTTKEVIAAEREELKEIRDLSDYIIDTTNLKVAELKQEISKIFEEGSGKSSFLINIKSFGYKRGIPIEADLVLDMRFIPNPYYLPSLKRLTGNNKKVSSYVLRQKITQDFIKAELEMLEMLIPAYIKEGKYHLNIAFGCTGGQHRSVATADEVAKELRAKGYRVTLEHRDI
- a CDS encoding iron ABC transporter substrate-binding protein produces the protein MAKKNKAILIGVVGLAIAIAIGFMVLIFADLGSSGSNESGAPAFEGLKFKEKVKLKYANQFSIYKYEGGYAYLEIVDGDKLLVVPKGKEAPKNLDKDIIVVKQPLKNIYLVSTAVMALFDSLDSLDNIKFVGTDHWYIENARKAIEEKKWINAGKYNAPDYETLINGKCELAIQNTMILHNPEVKEKLIELGIKTMIEKSSYESHPLGRTEWIKFFGVLLDKEELANKIFDEQAEKIEKLKDTKSTGKKVIFFYVNTRGNVVTYKSNGYVPEMIKIAGGEYAFSDLGTGEDSKLSTINMSMEEFYKTAKDADILIYNCSIVEQIYTLDELLDKSPVLKDFKAVKEGNAWCTSRSMFQQTNKMGSIIQEMNAIFSGDKEAQKKMEYLFKLK